The following coding sequences lie in one Mercenaria mercenaria strain notata chromosome 5, MADL_Memer_1, whole genome shotgun sequence genomic window:
- the LOC123556990 gene encoding glucosamine-6-phosphate isomerase 1-like, whose product MRLVILDTTSEVSEWAAKYIRRKIHDFKPGPDRYFTLGLPTGSTPLGTYKKLIEFYKEGSVSFKYVKTFNMDEYCNLARDHPESYHSFMWNNLFKHIDILPENAHLLDGNAPDLEKECEEYERMITEAGGIELFLGGIGPDGHIAFNEPGSSLVSRTRIKTLAQETIIANARFFDGDISQVPTKALTVGVGTVMDAKEVMILITGAHKAYALHKAIEGGVSHMFTVSAFQMHKNTIFVCDEDATMELKVKTVKYFKGLNSVHMKLIEDS is encoded by the exons ATGCGGTTGGTTATACTTGACACAACTAGTGAAGTAAGTGAATGGGCAGCAAAATATATCAGACGTAAAATTCATGACTTCAAACCAGGTCCAGATAGATACTTCACTCTTGGTCTTCCAACAG GCAGTACACCACTTGGCACGTACAAGAAGTTGATAGAATTTTACAAGGAGGGTAGTGTGTCCTTCAAGTATGTGAAAACATTCAACATGGATGAATACTGCA ACCTTGCCAGGGACCATCCAGAGAGTTACCATTCATTCATGTGGAATAATCTGTTCAAGCATATAGACATTCTACCAGAGAATGCACATTTGTTGGATGGAAATGCTCCAGATCTAGAGAAAGAATGTGAGGAGTATGAAAGAATGATCACCGAGGCCGGGGGAATAGAGCTCTTCCTTGGAG GTATTGGTCCAGATGGTCATATAGCCTTCAACGAGCCAGGTTCAAGTCTAGTCTCACGTACTCGAATCAAGACGTTAGCTCAGGAAACCATTATTGCCAATGCTAGATTTTTTGATGGTGATATATCCCAGGTGCCAACTAAAGCATTAACTGTTGGTGTCGGAACTGTGATGGATGCTAAAGAG GTAATGATACTGATAACTGGTGCTCATAAAGCATACGCCCTTCACAAGGCAATAGAGGGCGGAGTCAGTCACATGTTCACAGTGTCCGCCTTCCAGATGCACAAGAATACCATCTTTGTGTGTGATGAGGATGCCACCATGGAACTAAAAGTAAAGACGGTCAAATATTTTAAGGGTCTCAACAGCGTACATATGAAATTGATTGAAGATTCATAG